The DNA window TTACGGGACACATGTTTTATTACAAGGATTaaagtaagcataggacaccaaaccaactgagacctgtctgtccgccgcatctacgcacgcgcgcacacccAAGAAATGCATACAAGTAATACAATAAGAAAATAATGTTAAACCAGCATTAAATAAAGGCCGAGgctatacaggacggtcctgtacacagctctctgaaatggctatatacaggacggtcctgcagCTAACGTCAAACGACTATATCCAGACCgggctattatagcatgcttaaGCAAGTTTCGCGGGTGGTAATGTAGGGATAGGATTCACAGATACATATTCTCACGACAACattattttcaatgactttCCCCTCAATATAAAATTGCTtagctttttatgctgatttcagTCTTTTGTTAGGCTTATCTTTTTATGTTGTTTCAATCATTTTCTACTTTATATTTTCCAATGCACAATGTTTTACTTGTAAAGGATATCCCTGCATACTTTAAAGACTACTCGGTTTTATTAAAACTgaagttttttttaaagacattTCGTTGACGTGTAGTGATTTTGCATTGAAAGCAACACAAATCATTTATCGGCTACGCCggcatttttattttagaaatcgGAGAAACCGTCTTTTGAATTGTGTGTAGTATGCTGTACATTTTTGTAATGTATCCTGCTGTAAACGTTAATTGTACACCAATTATATCCATATTTCTGTAGACTACAGAAAAAGCCATTTCAGGGCTTCTgtgcaggaccgtcctgtatatagccactcCCGTCCGCCGCGTCtacgcacgcgcacacataTAAAGAAGAAATGCATAAAAGTAATACAATAAGAAAATAATGTTAAACCAGCATTAAATAAACACATGGATTTATTGTtggaacattaaatggcatatTACTGAATTTTCTTTATTAATGCATGTTCTAATGAAATACATCTAGCTTGTGATTCAACCTGCCTTCACAAGTCAGATTTAAATCTAACTTTTTTAATATGTCATGCAATAAATGGCAGATATTTCATTTGAAACACAGatacttcagaatcagaatccctCCGTCCGTCCCccagaggggaaatgtgcatTACGGCAGAAAGATAGCTCAATGTTAATAAGAAGCATTCAGACAATATTAAAGATACAAGAATGATAAGAATTACACAATTTCCAAAAGGCAcaccctgtaacagttctgaggatttagcagccaggtatatattacattacaccTGATGTCAAGGTGAACTTTACTCAGTTAAAGCCCTCCTCTGTCTTCAGCCCTCTGACGAAGGTGAAGCTGATCAACGAGCTGAACGACCGCGAGGCGAGTCTCGGTGTGAAAGAGTCGGTGTCGTGGCACACGGAGTACAAGGACAGCGCCTGGGTGTTCGTGGGTAAATACCATCAAGATATAAGCCTTCATTCAAGCGATgattctgatgagcggaggcagcgggaaggggtgtggtggggcagcaggtctgtgaggtgaggggggggggggtgcagcaggtctgtgaggtggggggggggtggtgtaTTTTGAAAGCTGAggaagtgtgggcacccctgccgtagaggatgctattgcagtCGTCGAGTCGTGAAGTGATGAATGCATGGATCAGGGTTTCAGAGGAGAGTGATGGCGGAGACGTTGCGGTGGaaaaaggcggtcctggtgatgtggttgaatttgagctgactgtcgaagatgactccgaggttgcggaggaggaggaggaggaggaggaggaggaggaggaggaggaggaggaggaggaggaggaggaggaggaggaggaggatgatgatgatgatgatgatgatgatgatagagTGTGGCTGTCAAAAGTTGAAATTCTGGATGTCTGTGATACGGGACGGGgggccgatgatgatgatgatgatgatgatgaggcaCTCTTCAGTTGGAGATAGTTTCTTTGCATCCGTGCTTTTATTTAAAGTAGTACGATTTATTTGGAGGAGTAAGATAGCATGGTAAATGAACGAGTACGggcttcctggttgaacttgcgctgagctccagttgtataatatatttataaaatatagcaacttttattctattttttttttttaattaattttgaaaacgtttttttttttatccgtatttattaatttatatattaatttatttctatattattttgtcttttttgcATCCCATACTCATTGTATTAAATTAAAGTTAAACAGAAAATAATTAAGTTTGGGAAATAAAGACAAATCTGTTTTTaatgcaaaataaaaaattgaaTAAATCGGCCAATCAAAATAAGAGCTTCCGTAATTTcatttttaacatttaaaaaaataatgttgTGTCCCCTTCAGGAGGATTTCCCTACGAGCTGACCGAAGGAGACATCATCTGCGTCTTCTCTCAGTACGTTCAGAGAAACCTTTATTGAAAGTGATGGTTGTGTAGTTGATGTAAATGAATGGAGTTCACCTGTGTCTCAGGTACGGAGAGATCGTGAACATTAATCTGGTTCGGGACCAGAAGACGGGCAAATCCAAAGGGTTCTGCTTCATCTGCTTCGACGACCAGAGGAGCACCATCCTCGCTGTGGACAACTTCAACGGCATCAAGGTGAAGACACgacatttaaagaggccctgttcttcttctgtggtgttcTGCTCTCCTGTAGTTCTATAGGCTTTAGTGCATGTACATCAGGGATGGGCCActtggatggtggtgggggcgacgtaatgtatgcactggccaccagggggcagcagattcacttggaacacacacacacacacacacattccatgttttgtatgtaattattaacaaatatactaagtctgacgtcttcattgacattttacaatctctCAGGGAACGTCCTCTAATACGCCActgaacaaatatcagttcacagaaatgttatttcatttgtacaagtggcatgtttgtgttgaacaggttatttaacagtggaataaaactattttaaactattggaaagctcGGAAAATGTGTGCGCATTGAGATGAACCGTTAGAGGACacacacatgaagtcatgaacactgaCCCAGACATTAGCCGTCTAACTTGAACCTCAGACACTTgtagtctctgcattcccctgattccacaataaggggagtGTCCACACAGACGCCCGTcagcccccccctcctccccctccctccctccgacATTATggatgaaaagcgtagtaatcatacgtgacgtcacccggcccagaaagacttttccccgttgactaacatggggactaactaaactacccagtatgaactatgtcatagcccttattagaatcattcggtccttaaagttgtaaaatgcgctaaaagccgaatctagatttatttctctgtgagccgagagtgggagctcggggggcggggcttaatgacaggaggcggggcttaaggggcgcaTGCTCTGTGAGCGCACATAGGGTTCTTCTGCTCTGGGTAATCTGACATTtggctctctcaaaagttgggccattttatcttcATGCGCCAaagagcagctctcataggaaagaacgaggATGGAGTTTCTTCCTTTTTAATtgattttaatttagttttaattTAGTGTGAGTAGTAGAAACAAGGCCACAAATAACCTTTCTTTCAGAATTGTGAGGACACAACCGGTGTATCTATCAGTCAAAATCCTGAgtattaaagtaaaaattctgaaagaaagtcaaacattttataaaagtaaAAATTGTGAGAAACtccaaaaaataattaaaagttTCAATTCTGAAAATAATCAGATTCAAAAAGAATGTCAACCAAAAAAATCatcattctgagaaaaaaagtaaaacattcTGAGAAAGTCAAAAAAATAGTTAAGTCAAAATTCTGTGAAAAAGTTACAATTCTGAAAATAATCAAATTCTaaaagaatgtaaaaaaaattctGAGTCATAATTTCAATATAAACtcaaaattctgaaaaaaatcAAATTTTAAAAGAAAGTCaaaattcaacaaaaaaaatgtcaaaatttataaaaataaaaattggaaaaagtcagaattcgaAGAGAAAAACATTTCTGAACCCCTCGGTCCCCCCTCACCCCTCGGTCCCCCCCTCACCCCTCGGTCCCCCCTCGGCCCCCCCTCACCGCTCGGTTCCCCCCTCACCCCTCGGCCCCCCTCACCGCTCGGTTCCCCCCTCACCCCCCCCTCACCGCTCGCTCCCCCCTCACCCCTCGGTCCCCCCTCACCGCTCGGTTCCCCCCTCACCCCTCGGTCCCCCCCTCACCCCTCGGTCCCCCCTCACCGCTCGGTTCCCCCCTCACCGCTCGGTCCCCCCTCACCCCTCGGTTCCCCCCTCACCCCTCGGTTCCCCCCTCACCCCTCGGCCCCCCCCTCACCCCTCGGCCCCCCCTCACCCCTCGGTTCCCCCCTCACCGCTCGCTCCCCCCTCACCGCTCGCTCCCCCCTCACCCCTCGGTCCCCCCTCACCGCTCGGTTCCCCCCTCACCCCTCGGTCCCCCCTCACCGCTCGCTCACCCCTCGGTCCCCCCTCACCGCTCGCTCACCCCTCGGTCCCCCCTCACCGCTCGGTCCCCCCTCACCATTCCCGTCCGACAGTAGATTGATAACTCAAACGCTGTGTTTCAGATCAAAGGGCGCACGATCCGCGTCGACCACGTGAAAGACTACCGGCCCCCCAAAGACTCGGAGGACATGGACGACATCACCAAGAGTCTGAGGGAGCAAGGCTGCGCGCCCACATTAGTGGAGgttccccccccctcctcttcttcagaggaagaggaagaagagcaGTACCACATCCCTGTGAAGAAGGCTAAGAAAGGTCAGTGAGGTCACTTCCTGTTGACCCTGAAACAGGAAGTAAGAGCAGGGGCGACGTATTTTTGAAGTGAAACCTGCAGGTAGCATCTCCCTGGTGTTTAacgctgactcaggtcagggatTAAGGACTCTTAacgctgactcaggtcagggatTAAGGACTCTTAATGCTGACTCGTTTCAGGGATTAAGGACTCTTAATGCTGACTCGTTTCAGGGATTAAGGACTCTTAATGCTGACTCGTTTCAGGGATTAAGGACTCTTAATGCTGACTCGTTTCAGGGATTAAGGACTCTTAACGCTGACTCGGGTCAGGGATTAAGGACTCTTAACGCTGACTCGGGTCAGGGATTAAGGACTCTTAACGCTGACTCGGGTCAGGGATTATGGACtcttaatgctgactcaggacaGGGATTAAGGACTCTTAacgctgactcaggtcagggatTAAGGACTCTTAACGCTGACTCGTTTCAGGGATTAAGGACTCTTAACGCTGACTCAGGACAGGGATTAAGGACTCTTAacgctgactcaggtcagggatTAAGGACtcttaatgctgactcaggacaGGGATTAAGGACtcttaatgctgactcaggacaGGGATTAAGGACTCTTAacgctgactcaggtcagggatTAAGGACTCTTAACACTGACTCGTTTCAGGGATTAAGGACTCTTACCGCTGACTCGTTTCAGGGATTGATTTTGATTTCAGGGATTGATTTTCATATCTCTGCTTTCCAGAaaagaaagagaagaagaagaagaagaaggagaaaaaggagaagaaagagaagaagaagaggctcTCCCCCTCTTCCTCTTCGTCTTCCTCACCTCCTCCCGCCGCCATCAGAGtcaaagaagagagagaggacgCCGCCTACGAGAAATacaaccagagagagagggagggcgagagaaagagagagggtgagagggagggggagagagagagggagggcgagagaaagagagagggtgagagagagagggagggggagagagagagggagggcgagagaaatagagaggttgagagagagagggagggggagagaaggggggagggcgagagaaagagagagggtgagagagagagggagggggagagaaggggggagggcgagagaaagagagagggtgagagagagagggagggggagagaaggGCGGAGGGAGACCGGGAGAGAgagggcgagagagagagcagggGAGAAGgcgagagaaaaagagagggggagagaaagagagagggagaaaggagGAGGGAGGGCGAGAAAGACCACAAAATGAAAAGGGAGTTTGACTGCGACCGAGAAAATGACAGAAGAAGAGaaacggagagagagagggagggagatagGAGGAGGGAGGGCGAGAGACAGGGAGACAGGGAAAATGAGAGAagaagagagggagacagggagagagagaacgagagaagaagagaggacagacGTAAGCACTGAAGTGGAGATGGAAGCCTGGAGGGGCTGTGGGTTACGTGTGGAAGAATGTCGCCCCCTAGAGGCTGCAGTGTGCATTACACCAGATCATTTCCTCTCCGCTTCAGTCACACAATCAAAGTTAAATGTTGTATTCTTTCAGTTtttgtaataaaataaaaaaaacgtctTCACCTGTGGTGTTTTTATGAATCAGGTTTTAAATTATTaatatttaaaggtcacctatcgtgctatttttaggcaatagcagatatataaaaatatataaaaaaacatgaagtgttttgctcaaaataccaaacagatcattctagccatgtccctctatttcacttcctgtttctaaagtgctgattttggtataaagcttaaaaaaataaaagaggaGGGGGACCCGGCAGCTCCTGTctaaaccagtggttctcaaccagtgggtcgcggacccgtttGAAGTGGGTCGCTGAtgtgagtgaagaaaaaaatattattttttttgtttgaaaaaagtgaaacttttattttgaaggcccgatgtcctaacgctgtgcatgcagtcggcgttggactggaagtaccggggaccataaacggttttgaaaacttctgtcatcttctcaataaaacatctttgatgatgttttttcgagtcttctggccaatcagaatcaagatggtTGCCGGGACATTTCAAGGttgcacatgtgtatcctccgcggtcttaaaatacccacaatgctttgcacacggaccaatttcccaaatctttggcggaaatcgcgctccattcaaggcggggcctcgcatatgacgcacacctgttagcctgttccaccattcttcgtttccgaggctaggaaggattcttgccttcgcttctgaaggacctgactcggaggGACTTGTCCTACAAaaggggggcctcatctcacaatgtcgcttcgggccccaagttggccaggggcggccctgcatatgacgcacacttgctagcctgtcccattcttcgttttccgaggctaggaaggattcttgaaACACCcagggtgaaaagaggagaTAGAGCAGTGGATTTGACGGAAGTCCCCACGAAGAATAACTTAGTGGTGGAAgtattctttatacatccatgggtacaactccagatacaaatgaacacataatgaaatatgccCCCCGGTTTGATTGACAGGtcgcagaacaatgggggctatctccCCTTACCCACAAAGTACTTCACACAGACCCTCCCCTCTTTGCTctcctctctgtgaggagcagcgagctgtcagaacaaagtgaaaaacaaacaatggcataaaatattattagCATGTCGGGTagcaatagatttatttattttcttagtgaaccagaatgcgtagtttatatgttagtatttctaaaaacctcctggggagaatccccccagaccccctgctgGGGATGGGTTTCAGCACGTGTGCCTTTTGATGTGATACacgtcagctttgattccattaTCTCATTAGCCCTTCGTTAAAGGGatgtacttcactttaataatgaatgctgaaaagcgtatatattacagcacaatttgttgttgaatagatttgagtggttcgAAATCTCGGGTCACGATCTATTGACAATggaaaagtgggtcccgaggccagACCAGCTGAGAACCACCGCTCTAAACTaaacgctgccgtgatgaaacgccatatcgtggatcatcaaggatctgaaacagtctggagctcaaaggctttctctcttgccggttacaccacaaggtgagttcctttctacttcctgcttcttcacacacatgctctccagcacaggttagctctgagtgttagcgatgctaatgtaaacaccgaccatattacgtccaaaacagtcgggcattgtttctgatagcagctttctgattggcccgtgggtccacatttcagatgttacgtcatatcggacgcaaatctggatcagctccgtagttccccgtttttagagatttgggtacggaggaaaagagagagggttttattttctgatgctgcgtgagttcTCTGACGCACAACAGACATCAAAGAGTgacttttgcatgataggtcccctttaaatcatTTGTAGAAAAAATGTACAAATGGATTTTACGTAAAAAAAAATCTCCGTTCAGGCAGAGAGTTTCACGATTGTGCTAACTTGTTGCTAAATGCATTTTCTCCAAAAATATTTCTGCTTTAATATCCAGCAAAATCATTGTTTCTCATAAATGCAAAACTTATTTAAGAGATTTTGTGAAGAAATTcaaattttttacattttgagggggaaaaaaatcataatttaaGGAAAAAAAACTGATTTCTGAGATTTAGAGAAAAACAAAGAATTTCAACATTTTCTGAAAAAATTCTGAATTTGTTGAAGAAATCCAAATTCTGAGATTTTATGCAAAAAGTATGAATTTTAACATTTTGatgaagtcagaattctgatatTCTCACCCTGCCTGTGTGAGAACCACTGCGCTAactcctcttttcaccctgGGTGTttcaagaatccttcctagcctcggaaaacgaagaatgggACAGGctagcaggtgtgcgtcatatgcagggccgcccctggccaacttggggcccgaagcgacattgtgagatgaggccccccttGGTAGGACAAGTCcctccgagtcaggtccttcagaagcgaaggcaagaatccttcctagcctcggaaacgaagaatggtggaacaggctaacaggtgtgcgtcatatgagaggccccgccttgaatggagcgcgatttccgtgcgcaaagcattgtggggattttaagaccgcggagtctacacatgtgcagcctcgaaatgttcCGCAACGAAAAGAACTCGGTAGAACTCCAagcatcctggacattggaacagtgcttcggcgggactcgatgacgtagcatccttgaaatagtggctctggaggatccttccttgacattgagaaacaccccctctgtctgaaaccacagcccagtctgctccgTGATGTAGAATTGATTAAAGCTCAGATTCACACAGGAATAAACTGCAACCGTTTATTATGAAACATCACAGAAATACTGAACAGATCAAAAGTTAATAACATCGTTTCATCAGGAGACGGAAACTCAACTTTACATTGAATTTATGATCCTGACTGAACTGAGCTCGATCAGACGAAAGCAAACATCCCaaataaatgtaactaaagGATTATATTTTAATTACTTTTATTTGATGGAGTCTTTTTCACTACATTCAGATTTTATCATCCAATAAAAGGTGAACATTAGTTTGTTTTGACGAATCAGAATCAACAACATcagaaacataaaaagaaaagtaaAACATCTGTTCATCGTTATCGAACAAAACACAATAAACGTCGCAGTCTCTTCGTTTCTATAAAATATAATGTTCGTTTTAACTTCATTTACAATATTTTAAAACATCTCGTAGAAAGTCGGCGGGTTGTAAAGGCGAtgatcagagagagagagcgggcGGAGTTTCCTCTGGGTTCTCGATCCCCGTTTAATTCAGAGTGAATCATTACGATGCGGTGGAAAAGATATTCTgaattttgaggggaaaaaatCCGAATTTTAACATTTTGAGGAAAAAAAATCAGAATTTTAACATTTTGAGCGAAAAAAAACAGAATTTTAACATTTTGAGGAAAAAAAATCAGAAAAAATCAGATATTTGAGATTTTGAGGGAAAAGTCAGAGTTTCAAGAAAAAGCTGAGGATTATTGACTCAAATCAATTATCTAGATAAACATTTCCCTTCCAATTAAGACAGTATCACCTGAATAACTACgattacaaataaaatatttatGTCTCAAATTATTCAGACTTTTTAAACcgaaatattacatatcttttGTTTTTCAGGAAATTTAGTAAGTAGTAGATTTTGTACCAAATTTAGAATTGTTCCGAGTGTTTGTACCTGTAGTGTAGTgatggacgtgtgtgtgtgtgtgtgtgtgtgtgtgtgtgtgtgtgtgtgtgtgtgtgtgtgtgtgtgtgtgagtgtgtgtatgtccctACATGTTGTATTCACTGTTTGCTCAGTAAATTTAGACTTTTCCCAAATATATATTTGAGCTTTTTTATCAAATGATAATGAGACATTTTCTAAATATTTCTTCTCAGCAGATGTACACTTGTTCGTCTCAAGTTGTTACTTTAAAATATGTCAGATTCTGCAGACCTTTCTGAAGCAGCAAGATCCTCACACGTACATATATGCAACCCTCTCTTCTCCAATTCGACATGTACACGCCCGTGCACCAGGTAGCATGTGTTAGACCAAATAAGACGTATTTCAGATCCAGACGTTGCCCCGTTTCCTCTGTGCTCCAAATGGCACTAAATCCAAGTCGATTCTAAACTGCTTTTCTTTGAACGTGGAGTCGTTGTTTTCAGAATTAGAAATCTGACTTTAAACCCGTGTTTTATGGCGTGTTAAACTCCGAGGAAACCCTGTGAGGTTCCGGATGTTTCTGCTGACGTTCCTCTTCTGCTCCGCGGCTACACAAAGGTTTACAGACCGTCCGTCAGTGTTTGAATCCAgggggaagaggaggatgaggaggatgaggaggaagaggtcgGTAGAAAAGTTAAGGCGCTGGCGGTTGAAACAGAGTCTCTGTTTTCATCTGAGAATAAACAAGTTCACATTATTCTGCTTCACGCTCTAATTGATCCCGTACTTAATTATTATATTTCACACTTTGCTTTGGAGAGTTTGAAACGCCTGATGAGGAAATACCGTCCGTTATTAAAGGTTTAAAACACGTTGAAAAAGTCCGGATCCCATGGATTAGCTGTTATAGCTCATACGGGCAGACATGGTACAGTGTGAACATCTGGTCGGGCAAGTACGGAGGACGAAAGCtgccaaaataaaacaaaacatatgaactaattaaactgcaaataaaaaatgtaaacagaAATATTAACTTATATCATATGAAGCCTTGCTTACCTGCACGTCTAATATTACTTTAATGCATTCAACGGCATATTTTCAACTtaacattatttatgtatttgttatttttggcagttttCTCCCTCCGTACTTTAAACAGCATATGGTGTATTTCTGcagctctgaaacagtctgcgGAGAGAATATTGCGAACACGGAAAAACAAACGTAAATGGTATATTTCTGCAGCTCTGAAACATCCCGTTTTTATGGAGAACGGGAAAAAAAAGAATCCCCGTCTTCGAGGAGTCGGCGTCCGAACGTCCATCGCGATGAAAACCTGCTTCCATCTATCTCGATAAAGATCGTCTCTACGCGTTTGTTTCGCCTCAGCACATGGAGATGGTGACGTTGATGCCCAGGTTCCCGTTGTCGGCGAACAGGTGAGCGATAGACGTGTCGAAGACCAAGCAGTCGCTGTTCATAATGGCCGCGGAAACTCCGTCGTGAATCGAGCGCGGCGTCGCTTCCCAGGTGAGTCGCCGCCGGTTCCCGTTGAGCTCCAGGCGGTAGGCGAAGTTTTCCGCCTGTTTTCGGGTTCCGATGAGGAGAACGACGGCGAAGAACTGCTGGTGGCCCTCGTACTTCTCCTGCTTCTCCAGGACCAGCATGAAGTGGTGGCTGAAGCACGACTGCATCATCACCCAGTCCACCGCGCCCGGCAGGTTGATGTCCGTCGCCAGGAACACGATGTCCTCGCCCTGAGGAGACGAGCGGGTTACACAGACCGCTCCACGCGCTCACCGCCATCGACTTACAGAcaggggacaggaagtgagtgtgtgtgtgtgtgtgtgtgtgtgtgtgtgtgtgtgtgtgtgtgtgtgtgtgtgtgtgcgtgtgtgtgtgtgtgtacctgtagtGTAGTGATAGACTTGTGGGCA is part of the Pseudochaenichthys georgianus unplaced genomic scaffold, fPseGeo1.2 scaffold_1508_arrow_ctg1, whole genome shotgun sequence genome and encodes:
- the rbmx2 gene encoding RNA-binding motif protein, X-linked 2; translated protein: MNPLTKVKLINELNDREASLGVKESVSWHTEYKDSAWVFVGGFPYELTEGDIICVFSQYGEIVNINLVRDQKTGKSKGFCFICFDDQRSTILAVDNFNGIKIKGRTIRVDHVKDYRPPKDSEDMDDITKSLREQGCAPTLVEVPPPSSSSEEEEEEQYHIPVKKAKKEKKEKKKKKKEKKEKKEKKKRLSPSSSSSSSPPPAAIRVKEEREDAAYEKYNQREREGERKREGEREGEREREGERKREGEREREGEREREGERNREVEREREGERRGEGERKREGEREREGERRGEGERKREGEREREGERRAEGDREREGERESRGEGERKREGERKREGERRREGEKDHKMKREFDCDRENDRRRETEREREGDRRREGERQGDRENERRREGDRERENERRREDRRKH
- the LOC117441134 gene encoding E3 ubiquitin-protein ligase Siah2 isoform X1 codes for the protein MLCPASCLPLLRELGQWRCLLGFPRHQGVAAASTVGLTANGGQQQGSEVRGGRPIGRSKPLTGRQFSSAGCLLSLHHSEKPEHEEVCEFRPYTCPCPGATCKWHGALEAVMPHLMHAHKSITTLQGEDIVFLATDINLPGAVDWVMMQSCFSHHFMLVLEKQEKYEGHQQFFAVVLLIGTRKQAENFAYRLELNGNRRRLTWEATPRSIHDGVSAAIMNSDCLVFDTSIAHLFADNGNLGINVTISMC